One Dioscorea cayenensis subsp. rotundata cultivar TDr96_F1 chromosome 17, TDr96_F1_v2_PseudoChromosome.rev07_lg8_w22 25.fasta, whole genome shotgun sequence DNA window includes the following coding sequences:
- the LOC120280346 gene encoding receptor-like protein kinase HSL1 encodes MTKANLIGSIPDSFSNLSALQQLDLARNNLTGPIPAGIWMLPNLEYLYLYANHLSGKINGTIGALNLVNIDVGINQLTGTIPEDFGKLNNLSGLGIYFNKFSGEIPASIGLLPSLTSVRFFDNNLTGVLSPEFGKHSKLWEFDISNNRISGELPAGLCAGGILTSVVAFNNNLTGRLPDSLDHCVTLDNIQVYNNRLTGDVPNGIWSAVNLTTVMMYDNQLSGTLPEKLPWNISRLQIANNRFSGKIPSTAGNLQVFEAANNQFSGEIPGNLSSFSRLQTLSLRGNQISGGIPGSISALKFVNILDLSDNQLSGEIPDGIGSLSSLTKLDLSGNDLTGEIPQKMAELKLTFLNVSSNQLSGEVPAGLRNGAYDDSFLANPGLCSPSTVLNLRACGGKSDGQNHTSVALILFFVFGGLALLGTVVFAIVGIRDYKRRMDRIDLGPWKLTSFQSLDFTEQRILKGLTVENLIGSGGGGQVYKIILGNRAGEIVAVKKIRNGKKFDSRREKEFQAEVQILGTIRHANIVKLIACISNGDSKLLVYEYMHNKSLDRWLHAKYRSDQSNENLKLDWPTRLSIAIGAAKGLCYMHNDCNPAVVHRDVKSSNILLDDEFGAKIADFGLARMLENASEPESVSIVAGSFGYMAPECYTRKVNEKMDVYSFGVVLLELTTGREANDGGDDGSLADWAWQHVQDGNQLIDAIDCEIKDHAFMQEIEMVFKLGILCTNKTPSMRPTMKEVLQVLLQFHQIEVVDRLHKMDYGVAPGCLQTKRGSRHNRISDSNEFDDYCTSPV; translated from the exons ATGACTAAAGCTAATCTCATCGGCAGCATCCCAGACTCTTTCTCCAATCTCTCAGCTCTTCAGCAACTCGATCTCGCTAGGAACAACCTCACTGGTCCGATCCCGGCCGGCATCTGGATGCTGCCAAATCTTGAGTACCTTTACTTGTATGCCAACCATCTCTCTGGTAAGATTAATGGCACAATTGGAGCTCTTAACCTTGTGAACATAGATGTTGGAATTAATCAGCTTACAGGAACAATACCTGAAGATTTTGGAAAGCTCAACAATTTGTCAGGTCTTGGTATTTACTTCAACAAATTCTCTGGAGAGATCCCGGCGAGTATTGGTTTGCTTCCTTCGTTGACCAGCGTCCGGTTCTTCGATAATAATCTCACTGGGGTTTTGTCACCAGAGTTTGGTAAACACTCGAAGCTGTGGGAATTTGATATCAGTAATAATAGAATCTCCGGCGAGCTTCCCGCTGGGCTTTGCGCCGGTGGGATTCTAACATCCGTGGTTGCTTTTAATAATAATCTCACCGGGAGGTTGCCGGACTCTCTCGATCATTGCGTGACGTTGGATAATATCCAGGTCTATAACAATAGGTTGACCGGCGATGTCCCCAACGGCATATGGTCGGCGGTCAACCTTACGACGGTGATGATGTATGATAACCAGCTCTCCGGCACTCTTCCAGAGAAGCTCCCGTGGAATATCTCCAGACTCCAGATCGCCAACAATAGGTTCTCCGGCAAGATACCGTCGACGGCCGGCAACCTCCAGGTCTTCGAGGCAGCTAACAACCAGTTTTCCGGCGAAATACCGGGAAATCTCTCTAGCTTCTCAAGACTCCAGACCTTGTCCCTCCGCGGGAACCAGATCTCCGGTGGGATCCCTGGATCGATCTCGGCACTGAAGTTCGTCAACATACTCGATTTGAGTGACAACCAGCTCTCCGGGGAGATCCCTGACGGAATCGGGTCTCTGTCGTCGCTGACAAAGCTTGACCTCTCCGGGAATGATCTCACCGGCGAGATCCCGCAGAAGATGGCGGAGCTTAAGCTCACGTTCCTGAATGTATCATCGAACCAGCTCTCCGGCGAGGTCCCGGCCGGCCTCCGTAACGGCGCGTACGACGACAGCTTCCTGGCGAACCCCGGCCTCTGCTCGCCATCAACCGTTCTCAATCTCAGAGCATGCGGTGGCAAATCCGACGGTCAAAATCACACCTCAGTCGCTCTCATCCTCTTCTTTGTTTTCGGGGGACTTGCCTTGCTCGGCACGGTAGTTTTCGCCATCGTGGGTATCAGAGACTACAAGCGACGCATGGACCGCATTGATCTCGGCCCATGGAAACTGACATCGTTCCAGTCGTTGGATTTCACCGAGCAACGAATCTTAAAGGGCCTCACGGTGGAGAATCTCATCGGTAGCGGTGGCGGGGGACAAGTGTACAAGATCATCCTCGGGAATCGTGCCGGAGAGATCGTGGCTGTCAAGAAGATCAGAAACGGCAAGAAGTTTGATTCCAGACGGGAAAAGGAATTCCAAGCGGAAGTCCAGATTCTGGGGACCATCCGGCATGCCAACATAGTGAAACTCATTGCCTGCATCTCTAATGGTGATTCTAAGTTACTTGTGTATGAGTATATGCACAATAAGAGTCTAGATAGATGGTTGCACGCTAAGTACAGGTCTGATCAGtccaatgaaaatttgaaactgGATTGGCCTACTAGATTATCGATTGCAATCGGAGCAGCCAAAGGACTTTGCTACATGCATAACGATTGTAACCCGGCGGTTGTCCACAGGGATGTCAAGTCCAGCAACATTCTTCTTGATGATGAGTTTGGCGCGAAGATTGCCGATTTCGGCCTTGCGAGGATGCTGGAGAATGCGAGTGAACCAGAGTCAGTATCAATTGTGGCTGGTTCCTTCGGATACATGGCACCAG AGTGTTACACGAGAAAGGTTAATGAGAAGATGGATGTGTATAGTTTCGGAGTGGTGCTGTTGGAGCTCACCACTGGAAGGGAGGCTAATGATGGCGGCGATGATGGCTCGCTGGCAGACTGGGCATGGCAGCATGTTCAGGATGGCAACCAATTGATTGATGCCATTGACTGTGAGATCAAAGACCATGCATTTATGCAAGAGATCGAGATGGTCTTTAAACTAGGCATACTTTGCACCAACAAAACACCTTCAATGAGACCGACGATGAAGGAGGTGTTGCAAGTCCTGCTCCAGTTCCATCAAATAGAAGTTGTTGATCGCTTGCATAAAATGGACTATGGTGTAGCTCCTGGCTGTTTACAGACTAAAAGGGGAAGCAGGCATAATAGGATATCAGATTCAAATGAATTTGACGATTACTGCACCTCTCCGGTATGA